One genomic region from Kineobactrum salinum encodes:
- the dnaB gene encoding replicative DNA helicase: protein MAGRGYDRDMARIKMQPHSIEAEQSVLGGLLLSADGWDSVAEAVTAQDFYRPDHRLIFRQIAKLAEAAEPVDVITVADKLTANGELDAAGGLAYLAELASNTPSASNIRAYAQVVSERASLRKLIEAAQEIAESGFHPGGRSSDELIDEAERLIMQISEHGPKAGGPQEVNPLLQSALDRIEELFNSGADITGLSTGFKDLNGMTSGLQPADLVIVAGRPSMGKTSFAMNLVENAVLSQNRPILVFSMEMPAQQLIIRMLSSVGRIDQTRIRNGKLEQEDWPKLSTAVSKLKDMPLFIDDTPSLTPTEVRSRARRVAREHGQLGMIMVDYIQLMQIAGSSEGRTAEISEISRSLKAIAKEFDCPMVALSQLNRSLEQRPNKRPVNSDLRESGAIEQDADVIMFIYRDEVYNEDTPDKGTAEIIIGKQRNGPIGVCRLAFIGQFTRFENLARGNYEEH from the coding sequence ATGGCCGGCCGGGGTTATGACCGGGACATGGCGCGGATCAAGATGCAGCCTCATTCTATCGAGGCAGAACAGTCCGTGCTGGGAGGCCTGCTGCTGTCTGCCGATGGCTGGGATTCAGTGGCGGAAGCGGTAACCGCCCAGGACTTCTACCGCCCCGATCACCGGCTAATATTCCGCCAGATCGCCAAATTGGCGGAGGCAGCGGAGCCGGTCGATGTGATTACCGTCGCCGACAAGCTCACTGCCAATGGCGAGCTGGACGCGGCTGGCGGCCTTGCCTATCTTGCCGAGCTCGCCAGCAACACACCCAGTGCTTCGAATATTCGTGCCTATGCCCAGGTGGTCAGCGAGCGCGCCAGCCTGCGCAAGCTGATCGAGGCGGCCCAGGAGATTGCCGAGAGTGGTTTTCATCCCGGTGGGCGCAGTTCGGACGAGCTGATCGATGAGGCCGAGCGCCTGATCATGCAGATTTCGGAGCACGGCCCCAAGGCCGGCGGTCCGCAGGAGGTCAATCCGCTGCTGCAGTCGGCGCTGGACCGGATCGAGGAGCTGTTCAATTCAGGCGCCGATATTACCGGCCTCAGTACCGGCTTCAAGGATCTCAACGGCATGACTTCCGGCCTGCAGCCCGCCGACCTGGTGATCGTCGCCGGCCGTCCTTCTATGGGCAAGACCAGTTTTGCGATGAACCTGGTGGAAAACGCGGTCTTGAGCCAGAACCGGCCCATCCTGGTGTTCAGCATGGAAATGCCGGCACAGCAGCTGATCATCCGGATGCTGTCATCGGTGGGCCGCATCGACCAGACCCGGATCCGCAACGGCAAGCTGGAGCAGGAGGACTGGCCCAAGCTCAGTACCGCGGTATCCAAGCTCAAGGACATGCCGCTGTTCATCGACGATACCCCATCGCTGACGCCCACCGAGGTGCGCAGCCGTGCCCGCCGGGTGGCGCGGGAGCACGGCCAGCTGGGCATGATCATGGTCGACTATATCCAACTGATGCAGATTGCAGGATCCTCCGAGGGCCGCACGGCAGAGATCTCCGAGATCTCCCGCAGCTTGAAGGCCATCGCCAAGGAGTTCGATTGTCCCATGGTGGCGCTGTCCCAGCTCAACCGCTCGCTGGAGCAGCGGCCCAATAAGCGTCCGGTCAACTCCGACCTGCGTGAATCCGGTGCCATCGAGCAGGACGCCGATGTGATCATGTTCATCTACCGGGACGAGGTCTACAACGAGGATACGCCCGACAAGGGTACCGCCGAGATTATCATCGGCAAACAGCGCAATGGTCCCATCGGCGTCTGCCGGCTCGCGTTTATCGGCCAGTTTACCCGCTTTGAGAACCTCGCCCGCGGCAATTACGAAGAACACTGA
- a CDS encoding winged helix-turn-helix domain-containing tetratricopeptide repeat protein gives MTLKRVFRLGDWEVLPLEGRIVRDGQSERLRPKAMDILCLLAASPGEVIERDTILGEIWGRTAVTDEPLTATVGELRRVLGDRREAPVYIETIPKRGYRLLAPVTLLEEAPPAAATGPAPSIRRPKFWLPALLALLLAAVLSWQAGNPPPPAAMAPPGSLAVLPFRVLGNEEVDRYFGDGLAQEILTTLSRLRELRVAARSSAFEFRDRGDALQDIREALNVDAVLEGSIRREGERVRIQAQLTDTRSGYLLWADTYDRPLDDAFILQSDIALAIADHLSVALTEARRLAPNQGQADSGAYLAYLHGRYLYETSRDEAGLQQARQYLETALEQGSDLATARAALAGVWARMADFGFVRPSTAYEQARVEAERAIAQAPELGEAHLVLGWIRLYHDWDWDGARDSLSRALELNPGDAFTISANAALHYHLAQLERAVLLAEMAVERDPLRASSFYNLAYFRYAAADFEGAEQALERVEALVPDYPRAGLLRVQIDLERNDVAAAASRVESHPLLSLMASALVAAAQGDRQTALAALAEMERDHAETSPTRLPRFICGWATPSRHLPGWSGH, from the coding sequence GTGACGCTGAAGAGAGTTTTCCGGCTGGGCGACTGGGAGGTACTACCCCTGGAAGGGCGGATCGTCCGTGACGGCCAGTCCGAACGGCTGCGCCCCAAAGCCATGGACATCCTTTGTCTGCTCGCGGCCTCGCCCGGGGAAGTGATCGAGCGCGACACCATACTCGGCGAGATCTGGGGCCGCACGGCGGTGACCGATGAACCACTCACGGCCACCGTCGGCGAGTTGCGCCGGGTGCTGGGGGATCGGCGGGAAGCGCCGGTGTATATCGAGACTATCCCGAAGCGGGGCTATCGTCTGCTGGCGCCAGTGACGCTGCTGGAGGAGGCGCCGCCTGCGGCTGCCACGGGCCCGGCGCCCAGCATTCGGCGGCCCAAGTTCTGGCTGCCGGCGCTGCTGGCTCTGCTGCTCGCTGCCGTGTTGAGCTGGCAGGCCGGCAACCCGCCTCCACCGGCTGCAATGGCTCCGCCAGGCTCACTTGCAGTGCTGCCGTTCCGGGTGTTGGGCAACGAAGAGGTGGACCGTTACTTTGGCGATGGCCTGGCCCAGGAAATACTGACCACCCTGTCACGGCTGCGAGAGTTGCGGGTTGCGGCGCGCAGTTCCGCCTTTGAATTCCGCGACCGCGGCGATGCGTTGCAGGATATCCGCGAGGCACTGAATGTGGACGCCGTACTGGAGGGCAGCATTCGCCGCGAGGGCGAACGGGTCCGGATCCAGGCCCAGCTGACCGACACACGCTCGGGCTACTTGCTGTGGGCGGACACCTACGACCGGCCGCTGGACGATGCCTTCATTCTGCAGTCGGACATTGCGCTGGCCATTGCCGACCACTTGAGCGTGGCGCTGACCGAGGCCCGGCGCCTGGCCCCGAACCAGGGCCAAGCCGACTCCGGTGCCTACCTGGCCTACCTGCATGGCCGCTACCTGTATGAAACCTCCCGCGACGAGGCGGGGCTGCAGCAGGCGCGCCAGTATCTGGAGACAGCGCTGGAACAGGGCTCGGACCTGGCCACCGCCCGGGCGGCATTGGCCGGAGTGTGGGCACGGATGGCGGATTTTGGCTTTGTCCGGCCCTCGACTGCCTATGAGCAGGCGCGCGTGGAGGCCGAACGCGCAATCGCCCAGGCACCAGAACTCGGCGAGGCGCATCTCGTGCTGGGTTGGATCCGGCTGTACCACGACTGGGACTGGGACGGCGCCAGGGATTCGCTGTCACGGGCACTGGAGCTGAACCCCGGCGATGCGTTCACGATCAGCGCCAACGCTGCCCTGCACTACCATCTGGCCCAGCTGGAACGTGCAGTCTTGCTGGCGGAGATGGCAGTGGAGCGCGACCCGCTGCGGGCCAGCAGCTTCTACAACCTGGCCTATTTCCGCTACGCGGCGGCGGACTTTGAGGGCGCCGAGCAGGCGCTGGAGCGGGTCGAAGCCCTGGTGCCCGACTATCCGCGCGCCGGGTTGCTGCGGGTACAGATCGACCTGGAACGAAACGATGTCGCCGCCGCGGCGAGCCGGGTCGAAAGCCATCCACTGCTGAGCCTGATGGCCAGCGCGCTGGTGGCCGCAGCGCAGGGGGACCGGCAGACAGCGCTCGCCGCGCTGGCCGAAATGGAACGCGACCACGCCGAAACCAGCCCTACCAGATTGCCGAGGTTCATCTGCGGCTGGGCGACACCGAGCAGGCATTTGCCTGGCTGGAGCGGGCACTGA
- a CDS encoding sterol desaturase family protein has product MTEILELVALGFIPGFMLLDLLYQARPFEAPRWYRLRGLLVTVAVFGGSVAVTLFWGSLLQGVSLLDGASLGIWGGAAVGILVYELCHYWYHRLAHRYDGLWLAAHQMHHSAEKVDAFGANYLHPVDVFGFTSASALVFFPLLGLLPEAGALAAVWLGFNAMFQHANLRTPHWLGYLLQRPESHILHHARGRHEYNYANLPLWDMIFGTFSNPRDVEGVEAGFYNGASARLLDMLRARDVSKLPMGRETGVAPVSLDSAA; this is encoded by the coding sequence ATGACTGAAATACTTGAACTGGTTGCCCTGGGCTTTATCCCGGGCTTCATGCTGCTGGATCTGCTGTACCAGGCCAGGCCCTTTGAGGCGCCGCGCTGGTACCGCCTGCGGGGCCTGCTGGTCACCGTGGCGGTATTTGGCGGCTCGGTTGCCGTCACCCTGTTCTGGGGCTCGCTGCTGCAGGGCGTGAGCCTGTTGGATGGCGCGTCGCTGGGGATATGGGGCGGCGCTGCGGTGGGAATCCTGGTCTATGAGCTGTGCCATTACTGGTATCATCGGCTGGCACACCGCTATGACGGCCTGTGGCTGGCGGCGCACCAGATGCACCACAGCGCAGAGAAGGTCGACGCCTTCGGCGCCAACTATCTGCATCCTGTGGATGTGTTTGGCTTCACCAGCGCGAGCGCGCTGGTGTTCTTCCCGCTGCTGGGCCTGCTGCCGGAAGCGGGCGCCCTCGCCGCAGTCTGGCTGGGCTTCAACGCCATGTTCCAGCACGCCAACCTCCGTACGCCGCACTGGCTGGGCTATCTGCTACAGCGTCCGGAGAGCCACATCCTGCACCACGCCCGTGGCCGGCATGAATACAACTATGCCAACCTGCCGTTGTGGGACATGATCTTCGGCACTTTCAGCAATCCGCGCGATGTCGAAGGCGTCGAGGCGGGCTTCTACAATGGCGCCTCCGCGCGCCTCCTGGACATGCTGCGCGCCCGCGATGTATCGAAACTGCCGATGGGGCGGGAGACAGGGGTCGCACCGGTGTCGCTGGACAGCGCTGCCTGA
- a CDS encoding replication protein P: MKDSKDLIQQVGQGIAASRKTSATPPGQTDEGRKSASEAHVEAINQVFALFRLNYHNQYYAAYPDAGQVKQIKKLWLDSLADYPVEQILRGARYAIENSEYLPTLHRMLECCQQGLQGLGLPAPHDAYREACQAPSPKSAQRWSHPAVYLAGRDSDWFFLANNPERSSWPVFREHYQQYCTRVMRGETLELPTAPALEQHQAEPLSPGNNWRGCGRCGSRPSCSRSKKARAALTRPGRLTACTQAALSSDTGATPVSRPIGSFDTSRARSMSRRRAEAPL; this comes from the coding sequence ATGAAGGACAGCAAGGATCTCATTCAACAGGTCGGACAAGGGATCGCAGCCTCGAGGAAGACCTCAGCGACACCTCCTGGGCAGACTGACGAAGGCCGCAAATCCGCCAGTGAAGCCCATGTCGAAGCCATCAACCAGGTTTTCGCGCTGTTCCGGCTCAATTATCACAACCAGTACTACGCCGCCTACCCGGACGCGGGCCAGGTCAAACAGATCAAGAAGCTGTGGCTGGATTCACTGGCAGACTATCCAGTAGAGCAGATCCTGCGCGGCGCCCGCTATGCAATAGAGAACAGCGAGTACCTGCCGACCCTGCACCGGATGCTGGAGTGCTGCCAGCAGGGGCTGCAGGGGCTGGGCTTACCCGCGCCCCACGACGCCTACCGGGAGGCCTGCCAGGCGCCCAGCCCCAAATCGGCCCAGCGCTGGTCCCACCCCGCGGTCTACCTGGCGGGCCGGGACAGCGACTGGTTCTTCCTGGCCAACAACCCCGAACGCAGCAGTTGGCCGGTGTTCCGCGAGCACTATCAGCAATACTGCACCCGGGTGATGCGCGGCGAGACCCTGGAGCTGCCGACGGCCCCCGCGCTGGAGCAGCACCAGGCCGAGCCCCTGTCCCCCGGGAACAACTGGCGCGGCTGCGGGCGCTGCGGCAGCAGACCGAGCTGTAGCCGCAGCAAAAAAGCCCGGGCAGCGTTGACGCGGCCCGGGCGGCTAACGGCCTGTACTCAGGCAGCGCTGTCCAGCGACACCGGTGCGACCCCTGTCTCCCGCCCCATCGGCAGTTTCGATACATCGCGGGCGCGCAGCATGTCCAGGAGGCGCGCGGAGGCGCCATTGTAG
- a CDS encoding DnaT-like ssDNA-binding domain-containing protein, whose protein sequence is MSNSSLMPEQQLVFSPSLAATIGLEEAILLQQLGGLFAHRAARHRDGFAWLAVERDQLLHSLPFWNAGDLQRIVRSLADKGVILVEAAATGGPGNHRLVFALNEARPKAGAVEREAAQELPRRQYGPASQRPQPAPPAARPGAGQLPPNWSPSEDMVQLLALNHNIPRQFTLDQLEDFIFYWRERGEAHHAWENKFRQHVIGNWRRQQQLEAEAFRIEHTQELDNHWRPSRDAVEIMLRSGVELDFIDEAVPEFILYWRERGTVPRELNSKFIQHIRIQWAKYTSSMEHSTEPRRIDEDWQPSADVFDILRLSHIDEQFARTLLPEFIVYWRDSNQAHTSWNSKFLQHVKFHWAKQHSIKQAGHSHEGQQGSHSTGRTRDRSLEEDLSDTSWAD, encoded by the coding sequence ATGTCTAATTCTTCCCTCATGCCCGAACAGCAGCTGGTTTTTTCCCCCAGCCTGGCGGCAACCATCGGCCTGGAGGAAGCCATTTTGCTACAGCAGCTCGGAGGCCTGTTTGCCCACCGGGCAGCCAGGCATCGCGATGGCTTTGCCTGGCTGGCAGTGGAACGTGACCAGTTGCTGCACAGCCTGCCGTTCTGGAATGCCGGGGACCTGCAGCGCATTGTCCGCAGCCTGGCCGACAAGGGCGTTATCCTGGTCGAAGCCGCGGCCACGGGCGGTCCCGGCAACCACCGGCTGGTGTTCGCACTCAATGAAGCCCGCCCCAAAGCTGGCGCGGTCGAGCGGGAGGCCGCCCAGGAACTGCCACGCAGGCAGTACGGGCCCGCCAGCCAGCGACCGCAACCGGCCCCGCCGGCTGCCCGCCCCGGGGCCGGCCAGCTGCCTCCCAACTGGTCACCCAGCGAGGACATGGTGCAATTGCTGGCCCTGAACCACAACATACCGCGCCAGTTCACGCTGGACCAGCTGGAGGATTTCATCTTTTACTGGCGCGAGCGCGGCGAGGCCCACCACGCCTGGGAAAACAAGTTCCGCCAGCATGTGATCGGCAACTGGCGCCGGCAGCAACAGCTGGAAGCGGAAGCCTTCCGCATAGAGCACACGCAGGAGTTGGACAATCACTGGCGCCCCAGCCGGGACGCGGTGGAGATCATGCTGCGCAGCGGCGTGGAGCTGGACTTCATCGATGAAGCCGTGCCCGAATTCATTCTCTACTGGCGCGAACGGGGCACCGTGCCACGGGAACTGAACTCGAAATTCATCCAGCACATACGCATCCAGTGGGCCAAGTACACCTCCAGTATGGAGCACAGCACCGAGCCCAGGCGCATCGACGAGGACTGGCAGCCCAGCGCCGACGTCTTCGACATTCTCCGGCTGTCGCATATCGACGAGCAGTTCGCGCGGACCCTGCTGCCGGAATTCATTGTGTACTGGCGCGACAGCAACCAGGCCCACACCTCCTGGAACAGCAAATTCCTCCAGCATGTCAAATTTCACTGGGCCAAACAGCACAGTATCAAGCAGGCAGGACACAGCCATGAAGGACAGCAAGGATCTCATTCAACAGGTCGGACAAGGGATCGCAGCCTCGAGGAAGACCTCAGCGACACCTCCTGGGCAGACTGA